In Danaus plexippus chromosome 17, MEX_DaPlex, whole genome shotgun sequence, one DNA window encodes the following:
- the LOC116771581 gene encoding protein bicaudal C homolog 1 encodes MESANFLTVKSHLSEFKNCSDKDTLSEASESGTSNSVTSAEDLQKLAVILGLNSAEDVYQERFRVDRRRLEAMLAENLEESQTAQAFFHRVMNETNTLINWPARLKIGARSKKDPHVRIAGRPDDVKLAREKIMQLLDTRSNRVTMKIDVSYTDHSHIIGKGGLTIKRVMEDTGCHIHFPDSNRTSAQEKSNQVSIAGDMERVERARARVRALTPLVFCFELPIVAPSQPLPDINSPYVQQIQEQYNVQVMLRNRPKLHANLLVVKGVQWEVRATMEATTLLMTYMCGPLASQTQVQMTLEISPMHHSVVVGRGAEQLKVIMKGTGTQIMFPDADDPNIPALRKSCVTITGQIKDVYAARQQLVGSLPLVVIFDVSEEGARLEADTARLMCKHNVYISVRRKPKQGIASVVIKGIERCAGDIYEARRELLGGKEPSITAEIPESYNIPSLTNTMPNFGAFNPFSPTHASAITNSPCSPYNLQLNELASFGPMFGHNPPTPGGYPTPLSPVAMTPPVFPSGWMIPSPQPRPGQFHFPSIANAPVMYKNQSTWNPMSSTNEMIHPPHQHTHHPQHVLNASSAASSGYQSNFTGSSVSLDTQNISGGDGSNVVSPSVSPISKTHSPTPSTDNERSQHELANIISELPLSERRAVGCEKKTLENLTKMSPLSSLSPLTPLNDYRKMKAEANKAMRESVGSGYRVPNTRWSGYYFSHTSPGPINLKEENTTPEKSWNRSDLVRPNIVETAPSPPTKQCRYQQLYDLLRDIGLHKYIDLFKKHELDMSTFASLNEADLTEIGITAFGARRKMLLVIAELQKQTSSYKAGSSDRKLLSSPQYSALAQDKW; translated from the exons atggAGTCTGCAAATTTCTTAACCGTGAAAAGTCACCTCTCAGAATTCAAAAACTGCTCCGACAAAGACACTTTAAGCGAG GCATCCGAAAGTGGAACGAGCAATTCCGTGACGTCAGCAGAAGACTTACAGAAATTAGCAGTAATACTTGGACTGAATAGCGCTGAGGATGTATACCAAGAAAGATTTCGAGTCGACAGGCGTCGTTTGGAAGCTATGTTGGCAG AAAATCTGGAAGAATCACAAACAGCGCAGGCCTTCTTCCATAga gtTATGAATGAAACAAACACTTTAATTAACTGGCCTGCTCGTCTGAAGATTGGAGCGCGTTCGaaaaaag atCCTCACGTACGAATCGCTGGTAGACCTGACGATGTGAAATTAGCTCGAGAGAAGATAATGCAGTTACTGGATACAAGA AGTAACCGAGTCACTATGAAGATAGACGTCAGTTATACAGACCACTCGCATATTATTGGCAAg gGTGGTCTGACTATAAAGCGTGTGATGGAAGACACGGGATGTCACATCCACTTCCCGGACTCGAACCGCACCAGCGCCCAGGAGAAGAGCAACCAGGTGTCGATAGCCGGGGACATGGAACGAGTTGAACGAGCCCGGGCCAGAGTCAGG GCTCTGACTCCACTGGTGTTCTGCTTCGAGCTGCCGATAGTGGCGCCCTCTCAGCCGTTACCCGACATCAACTCGCCCTACGTTCAACAGATACAAGAACAGTACAACGTGCAG GTAATGCTCCGCAACCGGCCCAAGCTACACGCGAACCTGTTGGTGGTGAAGGGCGTGCAGTGGGAGGTCCGCGCCACTATGGAAGCCACTACGCTGCTCATGACGTACATGTGTGGACCACTGGCG AGTCAAACCCAAGTCCAGATGACGCTggagatatcaccgatgcacCACTCGGTGGTGGTGGGTCGCGGGGCGGAGCAGCTCAAGGTCATCATGAAGGGCACCGGCACCCAGATCATGTTCCCCGACGCCGATGACCCCAACATACCAGCCCTCAGGAAGAGCTGCGTCACTATCACCGGACAGATCAAGGATGTGTACGCTGCTAGACAGCAACTAGTT GGTAGTCTCCCGTTAGTAGTAATCTTCGACGTGAGCGAGGAGGGCGCCCGCCTGGAGGCAGACACGGCTCGCCTGATGTGTAAACACAACGTGTACATCAGTGTGAGACGGAAACCGAAGCAGGGCATCGCCTCCGTTGTCATCAAGGGGATAGAGAGATGCGCTG GCGACATCTATGAAGCTCGTCGTGAACTCCTCGGCGGCAAGGAACCGTCCATCACGGCCGAGATACCGGAGTCCTACAACATACCATCCTTAACCAACACGATGCCCAACTTCGGCGCCTTCAACCCGTTCTCGCCAACTCACGCCAGCGCCATCACCAACTCGCCATGCTCGCCTTACAATCTACAATTGAACGAGTTGGCCAGCTTTGGGCCAATGTTTGGCCACAACCCGCCAACCCCCGGCGGTTATCCCACGCCGTTGTCTCCAGTGGCCATGACACCACCCGTGTTCCCATCGGGTTGGATGATCCCCTCTCCTCAGCCGAGACCAGGGCAGTTCCACTTCCCTAGTATAGCAAACGCGCCTGTTATGTACAAAAATCAGAGTACTTGGAACc CGATGTCGAGTACCAATGAAATGATCCACCCGCCTCATCAGCACACGCATCATCCACAGCAT GTGCTAAACGCTAGCTCCGCAGCGAGCTCCGGGTACCAGAGCAACTTCACTGGCAGCTCTGTATCACTCGACACGCAGAATATATCCG GCGGTGACGGCAGTAACGTGGTCTCTCCTTCCGTTTCCCCCATCAGCAAGACGCACAGCCCTACACCATCCACTGACAACGAGCGATCACAACATG AGCTCGCAAACATAATATCTGAGCTGCCGCTGTCTGAACGGCGCGCTGTCGGCTGTGAGAAGAAGACCTTGGAGAATCTGACGAAGATGTCGCCACTGTCGTCACTGTCGCCGCTCACGCCGCTCAACGACTACCGCAAGATGAAAGCGGAAGCTAATAAG gcGATGCGTGAATCGGTGGGGTCCGGCTATAGAGTTCCTAACACTCGTTGGTCTGGTTATTACTTCAGTCACACCTCACCCGGACCTATCAACTTGAAGGAGGAGAATACTACg ccGGAGAAATCTTGGAACAGATCAGATTTGGTTCGTCCAAACATAGTAGAAACAGCTCCCTCGCCACCAACAAAACAATGCCGCTACCAACAACTGTACGATCTGCTCAGGGATATTggattacataaatatatag ATCTGTTCAAGAAGCACGAGCTGGATATGTCGACGTTCGCGTCTCTGAACGAGGCCGACCTCACTGAGATCGGGATAACAGCTTTCGGGGCCCGCCGGAAGATGCTACTGGTCATAGCTG AGTTGCAAAAACAGACGAGTTCCTATAAAGCTGGTTCATCTGACAGGAAGCTGCTAAGCTCACCACAGTACTCTGCGCTGGCGCAGGACAAATGGTAG